A portion of the Staphylococcus felis genome contains these proteins:
- the rho gene encoding transcription termination factor Rho has protein sequence MTTRERTSPQYESFHELYKNYTTKALTQKAKDLKVINYSKLNKKELVLAIMEAQMEKDGNYYMEGILDDIQQDGYGFLRTVNFSKGEKDIYISASQIRRFEIKLGDKVTGKVRKPKENEKYYGLLQVDFVNDHNAEEVKKRPHFQALTPLYPDERIKLETEPHQYSTRVMDLITPIGLGQRGLIVAPPKAGKTTLLKEIANAIVKNKPEAKLFILLVGERPEEVTDLERSVEEAEVVHSTFDEHPKHHVKVSELLLERAKRLVEIGEDVIILMDSITRLARAYNLVIPPSGRTLSGGLDPASLHGPKRFFGAARNIEAGGSLTILATALVDTGSRMDDMIYEEFKGTGNMELHLDRRLSERRIFPAIDINRSSTRKEEMLISKQELDSLWQLRNMLSNSPDFAERFIRAIKRTKTNEAFFAELQKRAIDSTKTGKPII, from the coding sequence ATGACTACACGAGAGAGAACCTCACCCCAGTATGAGTCCTTTCATGAACTGTATAAAAATTATACCACAAAAGCTTTGACACAAAAAGCTAAAGATTTAAAAGTCATCAACTACAGTAAATTGAATAAGAAGGAACTGGTTCTTGCCATTATGGAAGCTCAAATGGAAAAAGATGGCAATTACTATATGGAAGGTATCTTAGACGATATTCAACAAGACGGATACGGCTTTTTGCGAACTGTCAATTTCTCAAAAGGTGAAAAGGATATTTATATATCAGCAAGCCAAATTAGACGATTTGAAATCAAGCTCGGAGATAAAGTAACAGGAAAAGTCCGAAAGCCGAAAGAAAATGAAAAATATTATGGATTACTGCAAGTCGACTTTGTGAATGATCACAATGCAGAAGAAGTCAAAAAGCGACCGCACTTTCAAGCATTAACGCCATTATATCCAGATGAACGTATTAAGCTTGAAACTGAACCTCATCAATACTCAACACGAGTGATGGACTTAATTACCCCAATCGGCCTAGGTCAACGTGGATTGATCGTTGCGCCACCTAAAGCAGGAAAGACCACTTTACTTAAAGAAATCGCAAATGCAATTGTAAAAAATAAACCAGAGGCTAAACTATTTATATTATTAGTTGGAGAAAGACCTGAAGAAGTAACTGATTTGGAACGTTCAGTTGAAGAGGCAGAAGTTGTACACTCAACATTTGACGAACATCCTAAACATCATGTTAAAGTATCAGAACTTTTATTAGAGCGTGCGAAACGTTTAGTCGAAATAGGAGAAGACGTTATTATTTTAATGGATTCAATTACACGATTAGCGAGAGCGTACAATTTAGTCATTCCCCCAAGTGGTCGAACTTTATCAGGAGGGTTAGACCCTGCTTCGTTACACGGTCCTAAACGCTTCTTTGGTGCAGCACGTAATATTGAAGCGGGTGGCAGTCTAACAATATTAGCCACAGCATTGGTAGATACTGGTTCTAGAATGGATGACATGATTTATGAGGAATTCAAAGGAACTGGGAATATGGAGTTACATTTAGATCGTCGTTTGTCAGAAAGACGTATTTTCCCAGCTATTGATATCAATCGTAGCTCTACACGTAAAGAGGAAATGTTGATTTCTAAACAAGAATTGGATAGCTTATGGCAATTACGCAATATGCTTTCAAACTCACCGGACTTTGCCGAACGTTTTATACGTGCAATCAAACGGACTAAAACGAATGAAGCATTTTTTGCAGAGCTGCAAAAACGTGCTATTGACAGCACAAAGACAGGGAAACCTATTATTTAA